Genomic segment of Dactylococcopsis salina PCC 8305:
AATCTCCCTGATACCGTCGGTTACACCACTCCCGAAGAATTTGGGAGCTTGATTCGAGGCTTAAAAGCAAATGTCCCCAATATCGAAGAAGCTGTGATTTCAGTTCATGGACATAATGATTTAGGATTAGCAGTGGCGAACTTCCTCTCGGCAGTCCAAAATGGTGCGAGACAGTTAGAATGTACCATTAACGGCATTGGGGAACGGGCTGGCAATGCGGCGTTAGAAGAGTTAGTGATGGCGCTTCATGTGCGTCGTCAATTCTACAATCCGTTCTTCGGACGTGAACCCGAATCAGAAGCACCGTTAACCAACATTAACACCAAAGAAATCTATAAAACCTCGCGATTGGTTTCTAATCTCACTGGAATGATCATTCAACCGAATAAAGCCGTTGTCGGTGGGAATGCCTTCGCCCATGAATCTGGAATCCATCAAGATGGGGTGCTGAAAAACAAGCAAACCTATGAGATCATGGACGCAGAATCGATCGGTTGGACGAGTAACCAGATTGTATTAGGAAAACATTCTGGACGCAATGCTTTCGGAAGTCGGCTGCGAGATTTAGGCTATGAACTCTCGGAAACGGAATTAAATAAAGCATTTGTGCGGTTTAAAGACTTAGCCGATAAGAAAAAAGTCGTCACGGATTGGGATTTAGAAGCGATCGTCAATGATGAAACTCAACAAGCCCCGACGATCTTTGGTTTAGAATTGGTACAAGTTTCTTGTGGTGACAATGCTCGTCCGACAGCAACGGTGACAATTCGCACTCCCAACGGTGATGAGTTAACCGACGCGGCGATCGGAACGGGTCCAGTAGATGCGGTTTACATGGCGATTAATCGGGTGGTGAAAGTCCCCAACGAATTAATTGAATATTCCGTCAAATCCGTAACTGAAGGCATCGACGCGATCGGAGAAGTGACCATTCGCCTCCGCCACGAAGGAAACGTCTATTCTGGTCATGCGGCTAATACCGACATCATTGTCGCTTCCGCACAAGCATATATTAACGCCTTGAATCGTCTTTCTGCCGCTTTACAAGAAGGCAATAAATTAAACCCCCAAACCGCAACAGTTGCTCAGTAAGGGGGCTTGGAGGCTAAAGTAGGTTGGGTGGAGACGTTCCATGGAACGTCTCCACGCGAAACCCAACACGAGTCTAGATAAGTTTTGCCCCCCTACCCCCCAAGTTTGGGGGGAAACTCATCAAGTCCCCCAGAATTGGGGGATTTAGGGGGTAAATCTGTAACTCCTGATCAGTTTATTGATCTTGATTCGACTTAAAGTTATTCAGCCATTCCCGTACCTGTTCGGCGGCAATATCGCGAGACCCCAAACCGAAAGCAAGAGCGATCGCAACGGCGATCGAGCCTAAAAGTAATCCAAAGGCAAGATTAACGATATTGGGAGCAATCCCCATTTGTTGGAGTCCCATCGCCAAACTGAACGCAATGATTACGATCCGAGCCGTTTGAGCAAGAGTGCGGCTTTGATTCATTCCAGAACTGAGAATGAGATTAAACGAAAGATTCGCAAAATATAGACCCACTGCGAACACAATTAAGCCCGCAATGATTTGTCCTGAAATCAAAACGATACCACTGACTAATTCCGTGAGTGCTGGAATGTTCAGTATCTCTACGGCGGCGAGAGTCGCAAAGAGCATTATTCCCACCAGAACGATGATGCCAGCTAATTCTGAGGGAGTGCGTTGTTGAATTTTGGAGGTATCGATATTTTGTGGTTCTTGGGTGAGGATAGTCGTTGCTTCTTCACTTTCCCCTGATCTCTGTTGTAAACCAAGCCAAGAGAAGAGATTATCAAACCCAACATTAGAAAGAATATCACTGACAAACTCACAGATATATTGAGCAAGTAAGTAAGAAATAATTAAGACTAACGCTGCGGTAAAAATTCTCGGAAGTGTATTCAGAATCTGATCCAGCATTGAAACCGCAGGTTGGGAAATCGCTTGGATTTGGAGCGCTTCTAAGCCCGCGATCGCAACAGGAATTAGAATCAACACATAAACTAACGTGCCAATAATCCAAGATAAAGATTGACTCTCGCCACTACCAGATAATCCAAAGCGGTTTCCCAGTTGATCCGTTCCAGTGCTGGCTAAAAGATTCGTAACAATTTTCCGCACCACTTGAGCAATGAGCCAACCGATCACAACGATTAGAATCGTGCCTAAAATGTTCGGGAGAATAGAAAGAATGCGGTTTAATAACTCTTGAACTGGGCGTAATGTTCCTTCCAGTTGTAAAGTGCTGAGAATAGAAGGGAGAAACAGTAAGAAGATGAACCAGTAAAGGGTGTTACCAATGGTTTCACTGAGCGCCAGTTCATTTTCTGTATTTTCGGTTTGCTCACCGAAACGCTGATCAATGTCAAACGTTCGTAAAACTCTAGTGACGACAATTTTAACCAGAGTAGCAAGTAACCAAGCCACACCCAGTAAAATGGCAGCTGCACCAATTTGAGGTAAGAAACCCGTAACTTCATTGAGGAGGGTATTCAGTGGCTCAGAAACCGCATCCAGTTGTAATCGTTGCAACGCAGCGACAATTACAAATAGGAGGATTAACCAATAAACGACATCGGAAGTCCATTTTTCAACAGGGATCGGTTCGTCTCCTTGTTGTCCAGTTAACCAAGTAGCGATACGGTTATCAATTTCAGTTCGTTTGAGCAAGTTACGGATAATTCCCGCGACTCCCCAAGCAACAATCCATCCCACCACTAAAATGATGATGGCATAAACAAAACTTCTAGAGTCTTGTAAAACTTGAGTGAGTAAGTCTGTACGAGAGTCTCCAGATTGAGCAAAAATAACTGGGGGTTGGGTAAATAGCATGGAGTGATTTGTCAAAATCATGTTGGTTTCTCAGATTAGAGTGAATGATTGTACAAGTGGTTTCAGGTTAAACCAATGTTAAACAAATATGTCGGAAAAATCCTGAACCGGCTTTATTTTAGTATTAAAATCTCGTTCTCCAACATTAAACCAAAAAAAACAGTTATTGGAATAATTTTTTTAATAGGCGTTTCAGGGTACGTCTCCTCTGAATCGAGATTTTTTAGAATTGATGGGAAAGAGTAAAATTTTGCTGTCCAATCAAAGCGGTTAATGAAAGACTATAAGGTATTTGAACAGTCCATTCAGATTAATGCGAGTGCGGTGATGGTTGAACAATGTTTGAGCGATCGAACATTAATGCACCGTTGGCTGAATCCACGTTTACGTTGTGAACCGATCGGGGAATGGGAGACGAAACTCGGCAGCCGCAGTCGGTTTATTATTGATTTACCGGGGATTGAACCGACTCTCAACAATACGGTGGTGGAACGAGAACCAGGATTGATCGTCTGGGAATTTGTGGGCTTTTTTCGAGGGCGCGATCGCTGGGAATGTCAGCCCAATGCACAGGGAACAAAACTAATTAATCGGTTTGAGTTTAAAATCCCTAATCCCTTAGTCAAAATTGGTTTTGAAATCTTCGCCGCTCGTTCTACATCTGAGGAAATGTCCGCTCAACTGCGTCGCTTGAAACGAGTCGCAGAAGCACTTTATATTCAAAGTGGCTTTCGATAGTAGAAAAGTAGGTTGGGTGAAGCGAAGCGAAACCCAACACCAATCAGTGACCAGTGATCAGTTAAGCAGTGACCAGTTAAGAAGTAATACCATTTCTAAAAAGTTAAGTTACAGTATATCCCCCCTAGCCCCCCTTTGAAAGGGGGGAATAATGGGATGGGGTGTCGCCATAGTTGATCGAAATGGCATAAAAAGTTAGGTGGGACGGAACGAAGCGAAACCCAACACCAATTATAAGCAAGAGACCTAAACCTGATATTACTCAGACTGATCACTAATTTGAGTGAGTAACAGTTGAATCATCGACGCATCAGAAGCATCGGGGGAATGCGCCAGATAAGTTTTTAGATCGGCGATCGCGCTGGGAATCCGTCCCAATTGATAGGATAAAAGCCCTCGATCGCGCTGTTCGGTGATCGCATCGGGAAACACTAACAACAAGCGCTCAATCACCCCCAATGCTCGTTCTAAATCTTGATGATTAATATAAATTAACTTCAAATTCGTTAACATTCGTGCCAAAAACTCTCGTTTGCTCACCGCTTCCAAGAATTCTGGCTGCAGATCGATCGGTTGAGCAAACACCTGTTGTAAGCGATCCTGACAATCTTGAGGAAATAAAATCTCTCCTTGATGAAACGCATCCACAAAAATCCCCGCATCTTCAAACTCAGGGCGAATCAAAAAATGTCCAGGCATTCCAATTCCCACCATCGGAAAATCAAGGCGACGGGAAACCTCCAAATAAACCAGCGCTAAACTAATGGGAATCCCCACCCGTTGTTCCATCACCTGATCCAAAAAACTATTTCGCGGATCATAATAATCTTCCTCATTGCCGCGAAACCCTAACTCCTCATACAATATCTGATTAATGCCTTGTAGCACTCGCATCGGATAACGTTCCACAGGAAGCAACGATCGAACTTGCGCCGCCCATTGATCCAATTGTTTTAAATAATAATCCACCTCTAAACTCGGATTCTCCTCCTGAGCAATATAAAGCGCCGCTTTTGCCAAATCAATCTCTTGATCGGGTAAACTCATTTCCTGAGCAAAGTTTTCTCTTCCTAATGACATCAATCTAAATCTCGTCGTCCTTCTAAGGCTCTCGCCAACGTAACCTCATCAGCATATTCTAAATCTCCCCCCATTGGCAAACCGAAAGCAATGCGAGTGACACGAGTAAAGGGTTTTAGCAATTGTCCTAGATATAATGTCGTTGTATCCCCTTCCACACTGGGACTAATCGCCAAAATCACCTCTTTTACCTTCTCCTTACTCACCCGTTCCACTAAAGGCTGAATATGCAATTGTTCCGGACCAATGCCATCCATCGGAGAAATGACACCCCCTAAAACGTGATACTTTCCAGAATACTCCCGTGTTTTCTCTAAAGCAATGACATCACGAGAATCAGGAACAACACAGATCATACTTTCATCTCGATTCGGGTTTCGACAAATTTCGCAAACCGAGTCGGCGGTAAGATGAAAGCAAACCTGACACAAGCCAATTTGTTTTTTTGCTTCCACAAGTGCTGTCGCCAAAGCCTCTACCTCCGTTTCTGGACGTTTGAGGATGTGAAAAGCGAGACGTTGGGCGGTTTTCGGTCCAACACCAGGTAGGCTTTGTAATCGTTCAATTAAACGCGCAAGAGGCGGAGTGTAGTTCATCAACAGTAACCTTTTAACTAAGCCCCCCTTAATAAGGGGGGTTTGGGGGGATCGATTGTCACTTTAATCAGTGTGGGTTGACCCTTAAAAAATGGTATAACAACCGATGACTCGTTAAGAATAACAGATCGCTCGATCGACCGCTCATCAAAATCTCATGTCAAGGATTCTCGCCTATCTTGCTAAACTAACGGGTGTGAGACAATAGAAAATATAGAGGGGAATTATGGATAAGGCAAAACTTTGGCAACGTTACCAAGACTGGCTATATTACAATCCAGACTTAAACTTTTATCTTGATATCAGTCGGATGCGCTTCTCAGATGAATTTGTACAAGCAATGCAGCCGCGATTTGAAAAAGCCTTTCAGGATATGGCATCCTTAGAAACTGGAGCAATTGCTAACCCTGATGAAAATCGAATGGTCGGTCACTATTGGTTACGCAACCCCGATCTCGCCCCCAATGCCGAACTCAAAGCAGAAATTACCGATACCTTAGAACAGATTAAAACCTTTGCCGCTCAAATTCACAGTGGTTATCTTCATCCTCCTCAAGAAAACCGCTTTACCGATGTCATTTCCGTTGGTATCGGCGGATCAGCATTAGGACCGCAATTTGTTTCCCAAGCACTAGCCCCCCTAGACGCACCGATTAACCTTCACTTCATCGACAACACTGATCCCACTGGCATTGATGAACTTTTAACCACCCTGCGCGATCGATTAGCGCGAACCCTAGTCATCGTCATCTCCAAATCCGGCGGCACGCCCGAAACCCGCAATGGCATGATCGAAGTCAAACAAGCATACGAAGCGCAAAACTTAGATTTTGGTTCTCATGCGGTTGCCATCACTGGCAAAGGGTCTAAACTCGATCAAATCGCCACCACCGAAGGCTGGATCACCACCTTTCCGATGCACGATTGGGTGGGAGGACGCACCTCGGAAATGTCAGCCGTGGGATTAGTGCCAGCCGCCTTACAAGGCATTGATATTGATGCAATATTATCAGGTGCAAAAACCATGGACAATCTGACTCGTCGTGCAGAATTGAAATCGAATCCCGCCGCTTTACTCAGTTTAGCTTGGTATGCAGTCGGCAATGGCAAAGGCGAGAAAGATATGGTTGTTCTTCCCTATAAAGATCGTCTCAGCTTGTTTTCCCGCTACTTACAACAATTAGTCATGGAATCGTTAGGGAAAGAAAAAGACTTAGATGGGAATACCGTTTATCAAGGCCTTGCCGTTTATGGTAACAAAGGAAGTACCGACCAACACGCCTATGTTCAACAGTTGCGAGAAGGAGTTCCCAACTTTTTCGCCACCTTTATTGAAGTTTTAAAAGACCGTGACGGCAAATCTCCCGAAGTCGAAAACGGAGTCACCTCTGGCGACTATCTTTCTGGGTTATTACAGGGAACTCGGTTGGCACTGTATGACAATCATCGTGACTCGATTACCATTACCGTTGAAGATGTTACACCGCGTCACGTGGGCGCTTTAATCGCATTATACGATCGCGCCGTTGGCTTGTATGCGTCTCTGGTGAATATCAACGCTTATCACCAACCTGGAGTAGAAGCAGGGAAAAAAGCCGCCGCCTCAGTTTTGGACTTACAGCGAGAAGTAGTTTCCTTATTGCAACAAGAAAATACACCCCTTTCTGTCCCCGAAATTGCCCAAAAACTCAACGCGGCGGAGAAAGTAGAAATTATCTATAAAATTATTCGTCATTTATACAGTAATGGACGCGGTATCAAAGTAGAAGGAAACTTAGGCGAACCCAGTCGCTTACAAGTTTCGTGGCAAAATTAATACTGAAATCAAACGTAGGTTGGGTGCAGCGAAGCGAAACCCAACACTGAAATCAAACGTAGGTTGGGTGCAGCGAAGCGAAACCCAACACTGAAATCAAACGTAGGTTGGGTGCAGCGAAGCGAAACCCAACACTGAAATCAAACGTAGGTTGGGTGCAGCGAAGCGAAACCCAACACCAATTGTAATACCAATTTAAAAAGTCATTAGTAGGGTGGGCAAGGCAAACCCTACGGTCAATAATGGTATTAGTGGGTTGGAGAATACCCACCTCGGAAAACAGTTTAACCGTAAGGATTAATAATGAGTAATGTAATCACCAAAAACGAAAAACAGATTTGGACTGATGAAGCATTTATGGCTTTGTCTGAAGATGAAACTCGTTATGAAGTGGTGGCAGGGGAATTAGTTGATATGGGAAACTCTGGCATGGAACATGGAGAAATTGGCTCATTTCTAGGAGGAATGTTAGCACTCCATGTCCGTCGAGAAAAACTGGGAACTGTTTGTGATTCTAGTACCGCCTTTACTCTAAAATCAGGCAACCGCCGTTCTCCAGATGTTTCTTTCGTTGCTAAAGCTAGATTACAGGGAATGAGTCGTCCTCCTCAAGGCTTTTTTCAAGGTTCACCAGATTTAGCCGTAGAAATTCTTTCTCCAGGTAATACCTTTGAAGGAATGCACCAGAAAATTGTTGAATATTTCGAGAATGAAACGAAACTGGTTTGGGTGATTCATCCCAAAGAAAAGTTTGTTTTAGTCTATCATTCTCCTGAACCCGATCAGTTTTTGCGTTCTTCTGACTTTTTAGAAGGAGAAAGTGTACTACTAGGATTTAGTTTACAAGTGGGAGAACTATTTGCAGAATGGGAATTTTAATCTTCCCGTTGCAAAATTGGACGAATCTTTGCTTTAAAATTCAACCAGTTGTTAACCGCTTGGGAGTTATTCTCTGCACCTTTTTCTAACAGAATAATCCCTTCTCTAAAATCAATGATTCCATATTCACCCTCATCGGTAATCGCTTCAATCTTTGCTGTCATTGTTTTTAATCGCGCTAAATCATCATCAAACGCCACTTGATAGCGACGTAAACGCCATAAGTCCGCTAAAACATATTCCACTGTTTCCACTTCTCTTTGATCATTTCGTAATTCTAAAGCGGGAAAACGAATAATCTCCCGTCGTCCAGATAAATGAGGAATAATATAAGTAGTGGTGGAAACGCTTGCTTGCTTGGGGATTCTATTCATTAAATTATAAAGGTTTCCCGATCGTTCCCATTGCGTGGGTAAAGAAACATAAACCAAAGGATCAATAGAATCTGGAATTAAAAAATAAAGCGTTCGATTGGGATTAGACGTGAGAGTAAAGAAGAGAGTAAGACCAATACAAAATAGCCAAAAGCGACGAAATTTCCGCGATAAAGGTCGAGGCGTTAGACTTTCTAGGGGTTGATTAAATGTTAAAATTCCTTGTCCTCCCCACCATAAAATCGCACCGTAACATAATCCTGGCACGACTCCCATTGCATAGCGGATGGTAATGGCAAGTACAGAGAAGCCTTTTCCTAATAATAATTTTAATAAGGGAAAACCAGCAATAAACCAAGCACCAGGGGCGATAGTGGGGATAAAAGCAAAGGGGAGAAGATGTCCTAATAGATAACGAATCGTTCGATCGAGCGGCGTGACTAACTCCCTTAATAATAGCCAAGGTTGGGTCAACATTGCCCAAATCACATCTAACGTCGTCGCTTCCTCTCCTTCGACATACTGTCCAAACCGTTCTAGCATAAAGCGTTTCGAGATATCCTCAGAAAAAATCGGCATAATCAAGTTAGTGAGAATCAGAAGATAACTGAAACTAACGGTACACACCATTAAACCAATACGAGGAAAACGACCACTAAGAATCATATAAACCCCCACCCCAAATAAAGTAATACCGCTGTCTTCTCTCACCGCAAGAATGAAAACGCTAAACAGTGCAAATAACCACCACCAGCGTTTCTCCATTGCCAGGAGTAACGTAAAAACAAACAGGGGAATTTGGCTAATATCATGGAAGTTAGCCAGAGTGGGGGCGAGGATGGCATTGGCACTATAAAAACTAATGCTGATTAATGTCGCGACAGTGTTGTCAACGTATTCTCTAGCGAGGAAATAAAGGATAATGCCAGCACTGGTGACAAATAGCACCTGTAACACCGAAAGCGTCGCTGGGTAGGGAAATAACGCATAAATGGGTAACCAAAGCAACAGTGCTGGGGTAAAATGCTGTCCTAAGCGATGATAATACACTTCTGGGACTTCGTTGTTGTGAACCACATTAGTAGAAAGCTGTGAGGACAGAGAACTTTGGAAAAAGTCGCCATGAATCCCATTCCAGAACACTTGATTAAAAATGCCTTGGTCGTAGGAAGAGTAAAACGTGAAGTGACGATGGAGAATCAAGACCAACGTGATCGCAAAAAAGATGATTGCACTCACAATAATTCCTCGTTTCTCCGTCATTTTGTCCAACTGCAATCCCATAATTCCTCTTTTAGATATTTTCTCTCATTAAACCAGCGCGATCGTCATCATTTGGGAAACAGATCAGGGAAGTTACCGAAAAAATCAGGCAATTTGTGGTATGCTAAACGATTTTAGTAAATTTTCGACACCGAACCACAAAACATCGATTTCTTGCTTACAATAGGAATAGCGGAGACAATCGTTTCCGTTCACTCCTCACACCACACTCCGTCCGGACAGAGTTCGGGCGGCTTCCTCAATCACACTTAGGGATAAAATTATCCTTAATCTTATCAATTGAGCGCAAAAATCACCAAAGACTTTGTTACTCTAAAAAACACCGCACTCATTTTAAGTTAAATTATCTTTCTACGGGGGCTTTGATCCCAAAGGAAGAAGCAAGAACTGATAAAATGTAACTAAATCAAGGTTGGTGTTCCCACTTGAGAGAAAAAGCCGATCATAAAAAAGGATGAAAAAATATGGTAGCAACCGCAGAAGTAACAGACAATAGCTTCCAAGAGGAAGTTTTAGAAAGCACCATGACAGTGCTTGTTGATTTTTGGGCGCCCTGGTGTGGCCCTTGCCGCATGGTCGCACCAGTGGTAGAAGAAATCTCACAACAATATGATGGTCAGGTAAAAGTGGTAAAAGTTAACACTGATGAAAACCCCAACGTGGCAAGCCAATATGGGATTCGTAGTATTCCCACTTTGATGATATTTAAAGATGGTCAGCGTGTGGATATGGTAGTTGGTGCTGTGCCTAAAACCACTTTGGCAAATACTTTAGAAAAGTATCTATAGTCACTCCCAATTTGAACAACGAAGGATCAAAAAACTGATTTTAGAAAACTTAATTCGGTAACATCTTAGTTACCCAAGCGCAAAATATGTAGGGGAAATTAACTGGCTAACCAGTGTCAATTTTCCCCTATTTTCATCACTAGGGCTGCAATGCGGCTAAGAAGATTTTATGGATGTCTCCCCTCGTCAAAATTCCTCTCTACCTCAAGAAATGGAAAGTCTGATTGATCGTCTTCCTGCTACAGAAAAGGCGCGTTGGATCAAAGAAGCGATACAGGTTTTAAGTCGTCTGGTTGTAGAAGATACGACAACCGCAGACTGGAAAATTATTGCTCGAACGTTACAAGATTTAGAAGCAGGGTTGACCGTTTTTGCTCCTTATCGTCATACTCGTAAGGTAACTGTTTTTGGCTCGGCTCGTATCGCTCCCGAAACCGAAGAATATGCGCTGGCTAGAGAGTTTTCCCGTTGTCTTGCCAAACAAGGATTTATGGTGATGACGGGTGCGGGTGGTGGCATTATGGCGGCGGGAAATGAGGGAGCAGGTGGCGGTAATTCTTTTGGTTTAAATATTCAGCTTCCTTTTGAACAAGGCGCAAATGCTTATATTCAAGATGATGAGAAGTTAATCGGTTTTAAGTATTTCTTTACGAGAAAGTTATTTTTCTTGAGAGAATGTGACGCGATCGCGCTTTTTCCAGGGGGATATGGCACACAGGATGAGGCGTTTGAATGTTTAACCCTCTGTCAAACAGGGAAACAACCGCCAATTCCACTGGTTTTGATTGATAAACCGGGTGGTGACTACTGGAAAGCCTGGGATAGTTATATTCGGAAACATTTGATCAAAGGGGGGTTAGTGAGTCCAGATGATAATTGCATTTATACCATCACTGATGATTTAGAGGTGGCTTGTCATGCGATTAACCATTTTTATCGAGTTTATCATTCAAGTTGTTATGTGGATGATTTGTTGGTGATGCGTTTGCATGGTGAACCCACTGACGCACAAGTGGCTTGGTTAAATCAAGCATTTAGCGATATTTTAGTGAAAGGGGAGATTGAAAAAAGCGCCCCTCTCCCCGAAGAAAATGGTGATGGAACAAGTCAACTTTTCCGTTTGGTGTTTCATTTCAATCAGCGCGATTTGGGGCGGTTGTATAAGCTAATTCGCACGATTAATGAGTTTCCGATTACTGTTCCTCCTCGTGTCGAAACTCATCCTGAACAAAAATAAATCAAGAAAAATAAATTTTCGCTTCGGGGTTGACAAAGCTCGATCGAGTATGACATGATTAAAGGGTGATTGAGTTTCACGCGGGTGTAGCTCAGCGGTAGAGCGTCACCTTGCCAAGGTGAATGCCGTGGGTTCGAATCCCATCACCCGCTTTCTAAAAGTTCTTCTATGTAAAAGTTCCAGCCTCTACCAATTAACTGCTCCGAAATATCCTTTGTCTGGGCTGGTCGTTTGTGCTGAGTGCCGAAGCATTTGTCATTTAGAAAATTTAACCTTAATAAAAGTAGGGTGGGCAAGGCAAACCTTAATTACAATTATAAAATTTAACAATTAAAATCTTTCGTATAAGTTGGGTAGATTGTAGCGAAATCCAACATTTAGAAATCCCTATCTTCCCAACAGATCATTGCTGCTTCCTGTGTTTGATCCGCCCAGAGAGATTCTTCTTCAATATCGCTTTGAGAACGGTTTTGGTAAAACGATCGCAGCTGGTTTTCCATCTGTATGTTAATTTTTACGTGCGATCGCGTTTCATAAACAGCTTGAAGACAATCTTCAAAATCATCCCCTTCCCAAGTTTCAGTATGACTTAGCAAAGACCCCTTAACCGTCTCAGATTGAATTTCCTCTTGAGTTTCTTGTTCAGCTAAAAAAGTAATAAAATCTGCAACTAAACGCAAGCGTTCGCTGGATAGTTTTGACAAATTTTCCTCAATTTTTTCACGAAATGATGAGACACTCATAAATAATCTAAAAGTAATTGGTTACAATCATTCAATTGGTATGCTCGATAAAAAAGTTATTTTTCAAAAGAGATTTTTAGATGGGTTCCAGTTGCTTTAGCGATACGTTCTAGGGTGGCAATTGTCGTATTTTGCTTACCACTTTCAATTCGCGCTATAGCAGACTGTTTTGCATTCATTTTTTCGGCTAACTCTTGTTGAGTCATTCCAGCACTGATACGAGCATAAATAATTGCAGAGGCTAAGTCAAATTCAGAAGCTAATTCTTCGTAGGCTTTTTGGTAATCTGGTTTTTTTTGCCACTCTTTGTGTAAATCTGTAATCTTTGTCATTCCTCTATCTCCTTTGCTCTTTGTAAAGCAAGTTGGATTTCTTTTCGGGGGGTTTTTTGTTTTTTTTAATGAACACTCGAACCACAACGACTCGCTTAGGCTTTGCGGTGACATACAGAGCGCGAGAAATGCCATCTTTACCTGTCATCCGAATTTCCCAGAGAGAACCTTCTAGATGTTTAACATAAGGCCTTCCCACATTGGGTAATCCATATTCAGCAATAAGTTCAGCAATTCGCACAAATCGCGCCTTCATATCCTCTGGTAAACTCGCCCAAAAAGACGTTTCTCACTTTTTAGCATTTACAGGAGTTGTCAAATCTGCGTCTAAACACGCTGATGAGGA
This window contains:
- a CDS encoding DUF2079 domain-containing protein, producing the protein MGLQLDKMTEKRGIIVSAIIFFAITLVLILHRHFTFYSSYDQGIFNQVFWNGIHGDFFQSSLSSQLSTNVVHNNEVPEVYYHRLGQHFTPALLLWLPIYALFPYPATLSVLQVLFVTSAGIILYFLAREYVDNTVATLISISFYSANAILAPTLANFHDISQIPLFVFTLLLAMEKRWWWLFALFSVFILAVREDSGITLFGVGVYMILSGRFPRIGLMVCTVSFSYLLILTNLIMPIFSEDISKRFMLERFGQYVEGEEATTLDVIWAMLTQPWLLLRELVTPLDRTIRYLLGHLLPFAFIPTIAPGAWFIAGFPLLKLLLGKGFSVLAITIRYAMGVVPGLCYGAILWWGGQGILTFNQPLESLTPRPLSRKFRRFWLFCIGLTLFFTLTSNPNRTLYFLIPDSIDPLVYVSLPTQWERSGNLYNLMNRIPKQASVSTTTYIIPHLSGRREIIRFPALELRNDQREVETVEYVLADLWRLRRYQVAFDDDLARLKTMTAKIEAITDEGEYGIIDFREGIILLEKGAENNSQAVNNWLNFKAKIRPILQRED
- a CDS encoding helix-turn-helix domain-containing protein, translating into MTKITDLHKEWQKKPDYQKAYEELASEFDLASAIIYARISAGMTQQELAEKMNAKQSAIARIESGKQNTTIATLERIAKATGTHLKISFEK
- a CDS encoding LOG family protein, which codes for MDVSPRQNSSLPQEMESLIDRLPATEKARWIKEAIQVLSRLVVEDTTTADWKIIARTLQDLEAGLTVFAPYRHTRKVTVFGSARIAPETEEYALAREFSRCLAKQGFMVMTGAGGGIMAAGNEGAGGGNSFGLNIQLPFEQGANAYIQDDEKLIGFKYFFTRKLFFLRECDAIALFPGGYGTQDEAFECLTLCQTGKQPPIPLVLIDKPGGDYWKAWDSYIRKHLIKGGLVSPDDNCIYTITDDLEVACHAINHFYRVYHSSCYVDDLLVMRLHGEPTDAQVAWLNQAFSDILVKGEIEKSAPLPEENGDGTSQLFRLVFHFNQRDLGRLYKLIRTINEFPITVPPRVETHPEQK
- the trxA gene encoding thioredoxin, with translation MVATAEVTDNSFQEEVLESTMTVLVDFWAPWCGPCRMVAPVVEEISQQYDGQVKVVKVNTDENPNVASQYGIRSIPTLMIFKDGQRVDMVVGAVPKTTLANTLEKYL